A region of the Halalkalibaculum roseum genome:
AAGCACTGGAGAAGGCTGATGCTTTTCTGGAACGTGCCCGGGAAGTTGACAAGCCACGCGTTGATCACCTGCGAAATAAACATCAACAGGAGAACGAAGAAAAGCGTAAAGCTTTCGAGGAATCACAAAAGTCTGAGGTAGAGCGGGTATGAGCTGGGCAAATCCTGAATTTTTATGGCTATTGCTACTTCTGCCCTTGCTGATGGGACTGTACATCTGGCGCTATCTGAAAAACAGAAGGCCAACATTGACATTTTCGGATACTTCCAAGCTCACCGATCTGCCGGGCAACTGGCGTACCTACGGTACCTGGTTGGGACCTGTAACCCGATGGATAGCGTTTGCACTGGTTGTGCTGGCACTTGCACGTCCACAATTCAAAAATACGACCGTCGAGCGCAATGCCGAAGGTATCGATATTGTGCTGGCGCTGGATATTTCAACATCCATGAAAGCCGAAGACCTGAAGCCCAACCGTTTTGAAGCTGCCAGAAGTGTAGCTATCGATTTTATAGACAAACGCTTATCTGACCGTATCGGGCTTGTAGTTTTTGCAAGAAAAAGCTTCACCGTTGTTCCTCCTACCCTGGATTATCGCCTTCTCAAACAGCTTCTCAATGATGTTCAGATGGGAATCGTGGAAGACGGAACAGCTATCGGAATGGGTATTGCTACCGCCGTAAACCGCTTGAAGGAGAGCGAAGCAGAAAGCAAGGTTATCATACTGCTTACCGACGGACAGAATAATTCAGGTGAGATTGACCCCGTAACAGCAGCCGACCTGGCTGTAACATATGGAATCAAGATTTATACTATTGGGGCCGGTACACGCGGAACAGCTCCATATCCTGTTCAGGATCCAATTTTCGGGAAGCGATATCAGAATGTTAAAGTAGACATTGACGAAGAAATGCTCACCCAGATTGCCTCAATGAGTAACGGAGCATATTTCCGTGCTACCGACACTGAAAGACTAAAAGAGATCTA
Encoded here:
- a CDS encoding vWA domain-containing protein, producing the protein MSWANPEFLWLLLLLPLLMGLYIWRYLKNRRPTLTFSDTSKLTDLPGNWRTYGTWLGPVTRWIAFALVVLALARPQFKNTTVERNAEGIDIVLALDISTSMKAEDLKPNRFEAARSVAIDFIDKRLSDRIGLVVFARKSFTVVPPTLDYRLLKQLLNDVQMGIVEDGTAIGMGIATAVNRLKESEAESKVIILLTDGQNNSGEIDPVTAADLAVTYGIKIYTIGAGTRGTAPYPVQDPIFGKRYQNVKVDIDEEMLTQIASMSNGAYFRATDTERLKEIYNQIDELERTEIEELIFTDFEDLYGWFLIPAVLLLLLSIVSEKVLFRTEPA